A single genomic interval of Lathyrus oleraceus cultivar Zhongwan6 chromosome 7, CAAS_Psat_ZW6_1.0, whole genome shotgun sequence harbors:
- the LOC127108515 gene encoding pentatricopeptide repeat-containing protein At2g03880, mitochondrial — MKGVPMRLVLLGTALSRSCSCGAFQHNMPPETSLLLSHCYNRDLPRAMQTLDTMERRGVWADAIAYSELIKCCLAHKAVKEGKHVHHHIFSNGYQPKTFLINTLLNMYVKFNLLEEAQILFDKMPERNVVSWTTMISAYSYVKLNDRAMELLIFMLRDGILPNMYTFSSVLRACERLCDLTQLHSSILKVGLESDVFVRSALIDAYSKMGELLEALGVFREMVTGDSVVWNSIIAAFAQHSDGDEALSLYKSMRRAGFSADQSTLTSVLRACTSLSLLELGRQAHVHVLKFDQDLILNNALLDMYCKCGSMEDAKFIFNRMVGKDVISWSTMIAGLAQNGYSTEALNLFDSMKVSGPRPNYITILGVLFACSHAGLVNEGWYYFQSMKNLYGIDPGREHYCCMLDLLGRAGKLDEMVTLIHEMTCEPDVVMWRTLLDACRAHRNLDLATYAAKEITKLDQHDTGAYVLLSNVYANSKRWDDVAEVRRTMRARGIRKEPGCSWIEVNNQIHAFIVGDKSHPQIDEINRKLNQYIRRLTDAGYVPDTNFVLQDLGEEQSEYSLRHHSEKLAIVFGIISFPREKTIRIWKNLKICGDCHIFAKLVAKQEQRHIVIRDPIRYHHFQDGICSCGDYW, encoded by the coding sequence ATGAAAGGTGTTCCAATGCGCTTAGTGTTGTTGGGAACAGCTTTGTCGCGTAGTTGTTCATGCGGTGCATTCCAACATAACATGCCCCCAGAAACTAGTTTACTGCTCAGCCACTGCTACAACCGAGACCTCCCCAGAGCAATGCAAACCCTGGATACCATGGAAAGACGCGGAGTCTGGGCTGATGCAATAGCCTATTCTGAGCTCATCAAGTGTTGTTTGGCTCATAAAGCTGTTAAGGAGGGTAAGCACGTTCATCACCATATATTCTCAAATGGGTATCAGCCAAAAACGTTCTTGATCAATACTCTTCTTAATATGTATGTCAAATTCAATCTTTTGGAAGAAGCACAGATACTGTTTGATAAAATGCCTGAACGAAATGTTGTTTCTTGGACAACCATGATATCTGCTTACTCTTATGTTAAGCTTAATGATCGAGCTATGGAGCTTTTGATTTTTATGTTACGGGATGGGATCTTGCCTAACATGTATACTTTCTCATCTGTTTTGAGAGCCTGTGAGAGGTTATGTGATCTCACGCAGCTGCATTCTAGCATACTGAAAGTAGGGTTGGAGTCTGATGTGTTTGTTAGGAGTGCTCTTATTGATGCTTACTCGAAGATGGGTGAGTTGTTGGAAGCACTAGGTGTTTTTCGTGAGATGGTGACCGGAGACTCTGTTGTTTGGAATTCCATTATTGCTGCTTTTGCTCAGCATAGTGATGGGGATGAAGCTTTAAGCCTATACAAGAGTATGAGGAGAGCAGGGTTTTCAGCTGATCAGTCAACACTCACGAGTGTTTTGAGAGCGTGTACAAGTTTGTCTTTGTTGGAGTTAGGGAGACAGGCACATGTTCATGTGCTGAAGTTTGACCAAGATCTTATTCTTAACAATGCACTTTTAGATATGTATTGTAAGTGTGGTAGTATGGAAGATGCAAAATTCATTTTCAATCGGATGGTTGGAAAGGACGTAATCTCGTGGAGCACCATGATTGCTGGGTTGGCTCAAAATGGTTACAGTACAGAGGCACTCAATTTATTTGATTCCATGAAAGTCTCGGGTCCAAGACCAAACTATATTACAATTCTTGGGGTTCTGTTTGCGTGTAGTCATGCAGGGCTTGTAAATGAAGGTTGGTACTATTTTCAATCTATGAAGAACCTTTACGGGATTGATCCTGGAAGAGAACACTACTGTTGCATGCTTGATCTTCTTGGACGAGCCGGGAAGCTTGATGAAATGGTTACTTTGATTCATGAAATGACTTGTGAGCCGGATGTTGTGATGTGGAGGACTTTGCTTGATGCGTGCAGGGCCCATAGGAATTTGGATTTAGCCACATATGCTGCTAAGGAAATTACTAAGTTGGATCAACATGACACGGGAGCCTATGTATTGCTATCTAACGTTTATGCAAATTCAAAAAGGTGGGATGATGTCGCAGAAGTTCGGAGGACTATGAGAGCAAGGGGGATAAGGAAAGAACCTGGATGTAGTTGGATTGAAGTCAATAACCAAATACATGCTTTTATTGTGGGAGATAAATCTCATCCTCAAATAGATGAGATCAATAGAAAGTTAAACCAATATATTCGCAGGCTAACTGATGCTGGATATGTTCCTGACACAAATTTCGTGCTACAAGATCTTGGAGAGGAACAGAGTGAATACTCTCTTCGACACCACAGTGAAAAACTGGCAATTGTTTTTGGTATTATAAGCTTTCCTAGGGAGAAAACTATTAGAATATGGAAGAACCTAAAGATCTGCGGAGATTGTCATATATTTGCGAAACTTGTAGCAAAACAAGAGCAGCGGCACATTGTAATTAGAGACCCTATTCGATATCATCATTTTCAAGATGGGATCTGCTCATGTGGTGACTATTGGTAG